A single region of the Demequina sp. genome encodes:
- a CDS encoding Zn-dependent oligopeptidase, whose protein sequence is MTTLDFPRDGVSWSDYLEIYVTSRLDAARATLDALREGRGNDVLSEWNEADISILHAEQLPQILAECHPDAEVRELAGTLYVRAKALRLDRDQDAALFALIDGLDADSLTPDAASVRELILGDFRAEGAHLGDEARMELAAVNERITSLMTTFSENIRDAQASIRISPERLDGLPQDYIDDHPVGEDGLVEITTAYPDKFPFMEMARDADARRDLVMADYARAYPENDAVLVDLLAARHRKAELLGLKSFADVATQRQMIADGEAIGAFIDEINLEARPAALRDHARLLERKRRDYPDATTVTVFDSTYYMERIKAEELGVDANEVREYLDFSKVRQGVLDLTAHLFGFDYVPAPDVATWHPDVEALDVVEDGELLGRIYLDMHPREGKFSHMACFPIASGFTNRNVPESALMCNFSRGLMTFDDLVTFLHEFGHLVHEIAAGRQTWARCSGLIEQQEWDFVEAPSQMLEEWAWSAPVLQRFATNAAGEAIPTELVDALRASRDFCEGLMTARQLAYAALSHRLHRDHPTEIAPFAEAIEAEYDVREMIPNTHQYASFGHLTDYSACYYTYQWSLSIAKDLFTAFDPENMLDASVSKRYRREVLDPGNRRHAAESIEAFLGRPYSTDAYREWLASL, encoded by the coding sequence ATGACCACCCTTGACTTTCCTCGTGACGGCGTGTCGTGGAGCGACTACCTCGAGATCTATGTGACCTCGCGACTCGACGCCGCGCGCGCAACTCTTGACGCGCTGCGCGAGGGGCGAGGGAACGACGTGCTCAGTGAGTGGAACGAAGCGGACATCTCCATCCTTCACGCGGAGCAGCTGCCGCAGATCCTCGCGGAATGCCACCCCGATGCGGAGGTCCGCGAACTCGCGGGCACCCTGTACGTGCGCGCGAAGGCGCTGCGGCTTGACCGGGATCAGGACGCGGCGCTTTTCGCCCTCATCGACGGACTCGACGCGGACTCCCTCACCCCGGATGCCGCCTCCGTGCGCGAGCTGATCCTCGGCGACTTCCGCGCGGAGGGGGCGCACCTCGGCGACGAGGCGCGCATGGAGCTAGCCGCGGTCAACGAGCGCATCACCTCGCTGATGACGACCTTCTCCGAGAACATTCGCGACGCCCAGGCGTCGATTCGGATCTCGCCCGAGCGCCTGGACGGGCTCCCTCAGGACTACATCGACGACCACCCCGTTGGCGAGGACGGGCTCGTGGAGATCACCACCGCGTACCCGGACAAGTTCCCCTTCATGGAGATGGCGCGCGATGCCGATGCCCGTAGGGACCTCGTCATGGCGGACTACGCCCGCGCGTACCCCGAGAACGACGCCGTGCTCGTGGACCTGCTCGCGGCACGCCACCGCAAGGCGGAGCTGCTGGGGCTGAAGTCGTTCGCCGACGTCGCCACGCAGCGCCAGATGATCGCCGACGGCGAGGCGATTGGCGCCTTCATCGACGAGATCAATCTTGAGGCTCGTCCCGCCGCGCTCCGCGACCACGCGCGGCTGCTCGAGCGCAAGCGCCGCGATTACCCGGACGCCACGACCGTCACCGTCTTTGACTCGACGTACTACATGGAGCGCATCAAGGCCGAGGAGCTCGGTGTGGATGCGAACGAGGTGCGCGAGTATCTCGACTTCTCCAAGGTGCGCCAGGGCGTGCTCGACCTCACCGCGCACCTGTTCGGCTTCGACTATGTGCCCGCGCCGGACGTCGCGACGTGGCACCCGGACGTGGAGGCGCTCGACGTGGTGGAGGACGGCGAACTGCTTGGGCGCATCTACCTCGACATGCATCCCCGCGAGGGCAAGTTCAGCCACATGGCGTGCTTCCCGATCGCCTCGGGGTTCACCAACCGCAACGTGCCGGAGTCCGCGCTCATGTGCAACTTCTCGCGGGGCCTCATGACGTTCGACGACCTGGTCACCTTCCTTCACGAGTTCGGGCACCTCGTGCACGAGATCGCGGCCGGCAGGCAGACCTGGGCGCGCTGCTCCGGCCTCATCGAGCAGCAGGAGTGGGACTTCGTAGAGGCGCCGTCGCAGATGCTTGAGGAGTGGGCCTGGTCCGCACCCGTACTGCAGCGCTTCGCCACGAACGCAGCTGGGGAGGCCATTCCGACGGAGCTCGTGGACGCCCTTCGCGCGTCTCGCGACTTCTGCGAGGGCCTCATGACGGCGCGTCAGCTCGCCTACGCGGCGCTCTCCCACCGCCTGCACCGGGACCATCCCACGGAGATCGCTCCTTTCGCCGAGGCGATCGAGGCCGAATACGACGTGCGCGAGATGATCCCGAACACGCACCAGTACGCGTCGTTTGGGCACCTCACCGACTATTCGGCCTGCTACTACACGTATCAGTGGAGCCTGTCGATCGCGAAGGACCTCTTCACCGCCTTCGATCCCGAGAACATGCTCGACGCTTCCGTTTCCAAGCGCTACCGCCGCGAGGTGCTCGATCCGGGCAATCGGCGCCACGCCGCCGAGAGCATCGAGGCGTTCCTTGGGCGTCCCTACTCAACCGACGCCTACCGGGAGTGGCTCGCCTCGCTGTAG
- a CDS encoding DoxX family protein has product MATTPEAPAVTTAAAPTLTGHKLGWVFLSLARIGVGFVFLWAFFDKLLGLGFSTCRTVAEDGTFSIDAFCDKAWINGGHVTEGYLVYGGNVNSPFHDFFVSLGAQRWTDWVFMLGLLGIGFALMVGVGTKIAMVTGPLMLLFMYMTQMWPSTNPILDEHILEALIIIAAVLLELGHQSIGLGEWWKKKVGVKHWSV; this is encoded by the coding sequence ATGGCAACGACGCCCGAAGCGCCAGCGGTCACCACCGCAGCGGCGCCCACCCTTACCGGCCACAAGCTTGGCTGGGTATTTCTGAGCCTGGCTCGCATTGGAGTCGGCTTCGTCTTCCTCTGGGCCTTCTTCGACAAGCTGCTTGGCCTCGGCTTCAGCACCTGCCGCACGGTGGCAGAGGACGGCACCTTCTCGATCGACGCGTTCTGCGACAAGGCGTGGATCAACGGCGGCCACGTGACCGAGGGTTACCTCGTCTACGGCGGCAACGTCAACAGCCCGTTCCACGACTTCTTCGTGAGCCTGGGTGCTCAGCGCTGGACCGACTGGGTATTCATGCTCGGTCTGCTCGGCATCGGCTTCGCCCTGATGGTGGGCGTGGGCACCAAGATCGCGATGGTCACCGGCCCGCTCATGCTGCTGTTCATGTACATGACGCAGATGTGGCCGTCCACCAACCCCATCCTCGACGAGCACATCCTTGAGGCCCTGATCATCATCGCCGCAGTTCTCCTTGAACTCGGCCACCAGTCCATCGGCCTCGGTGAATGGTGGAAGAAGAAGGTCGGAGTCAAGCACTGGTCTGTCTAG
- a CDS encoding copper resistance protein CopC, protein MPPRSLGLRALAVTALTVAAAALALPASAHAELVSSTPEDGATVSELTTVHLEFSEDLLEIGNSVVVTDGAGVEHDAELTFPQPNQIDAAVTDVAPGEVTIAWRNASVDGHTEEGELHVTLLAPSPSPSATPSPTPTVTVTATPSPSASPSPSLTVVPIDSGSGGTGWWAWVLLGVAVIGGTAAALIAALRKPPAPPSES, encoded by the coding sequence ATGCCTCCCCGTTCCCTTGGCTTGCGCGCCCTTGCGGTGACGGCGCTCACGGTCGCCGCCGCTGCGCTCGCGTTGCCGGCGTCGGCGCACGCCGAGCTTGTCTCCTCCACACCCGAGGACGGCGCGACTGTGAGCGAGCTGACCACGGTCCACCTCGAGTTCTCCGAGGATCTGCTCGAGATCGGCAACTCCGTGGTGGTCACTGACGGGGCGGGCGTCGAGCACGACGCGGAGCTCACCTTCCCGCAGCCCAACCAGATTGACGCGGCCGTCACCGATGTGGCGCCCGGTGAGGTGACGATCGCCTGGCGCAATGCCTCCGTTGACGGGCATACCGAGGAGGGGGAACTCCACGTGACGCTTCTCGCTCCCTCGCCCAGCCCGTCGGCCACCCCCAGCCCCACGCCCACGGTGACCGTCACGGCCACCCCTTCGCCGTCGGCGAGCCCTTCGCCAAGCCTCACCGTGGTGCCCATCGACAGTGGCAGCGGCGGCACCGGGTGGTGGGCGTGGGTCCTGCTCGGCGTCGCCGTCATCGGTGGAACTGCTGCCGCCCTCATCGCCGCCTTGCGCAAGCCGCCCGCGCCACCCTCGGAGTCCTGA
- the hemC gene encoding hydroxymethylbilane synthase produces MKIRLGTRGSALATTQSGMVAESLVAAGARHGIEVEVELVTITTHGDISKASLVGLSEVGVFVTALRTSLLAGECDVVVHSLKDMPTAPAEGLELAALPIREDVRDALCANGRKLAGLPTGARVGTGSPRRSAQILSLRSDLVAVPIRGNVDTRLAMVGKDLDAVVLAAAGLHRLGRGDEASELFDPADMLPAPGQGALAVEIAADAPVELAELVRSLDDADTRAAVTAERAALAVLDAGCSAPVGAFATVGGGSLSLTVRVMNLDGTLALTEKASGRAGDALSLGRAAAYALLGRGAASLMGRA; encoded by the coding sequence ATGAAGATTCGCCTCGGCACCAGGGGTTCCGCTCTCGCGACCACGCAGTCCGGCATGGTCGCGGAGTCGCTCGTGGCCGCTGGGGCGAGGCACGGCATCGAGGTTGAGGTCGAGCTCGTCACCATCACCACCCACGGCGACATCTCCAAGGCCTCTCTCGTGGGGCTGAGCGAGGTGGGTGTCTTCGTCACCGCGCTGCGAACGTCGCTGCTGGCGGGGGAGTGCGACGTCGTCGTGCACTCGCTCAAGGACATGCCCACCGCGCCCGCCGAGGGCCTCGAGCTGGCCGCGCTGCCCATCAGGGAGGACGTTCGCGACGCGCTGTGTGCCAACGGCCGCAAGCTCGCCGGGCTGCCCACGGGCGCGCGCGTCGGCACCGGATCTCCAAGGCGCTCCGCACAGATCCTGTCGCTCCGCAGCGACCTCGTGGCGGTCCCCATTCGTGGGAACGTGGACACCCGGTTGGCGATGGTGGGCAAAGACCTCGACGCCGTGGTGCTCGCCGCCGCCGGGCTGCACCGGCTTGGCCGCGGCGACGAGGCGAGCGAGCTGTTCGATCCCGCGGACATGCTGCCTGCCCCCGGCCAAGGCGCCCTCGCGGTGGAGATTGCGGCGGACGCGCCGGTGGAGCTCGCGGAGCTTGTCCGCTCGCTCGACGACGCCGATACGCGCGCGGCCGTGACGGCGGAGCGCGCGGCGCTTGCCGTGCTTGACGCCGGCTGCAGTGCTCCCGTTGGCGCGTTTGCAACCGTGGGCGGGGGGTCGCTGAGTCTCACGGTGCGCGTTATGAACCTGGACGGGACGCTCGCGCTGACAGAGAAGGCGTCCGGCCGCGCAGGGGACGCACTTTCGCTCGGTCGCGCGGCCGCGTACGCGCTGCTCGGCCGAGGCGCGGCAAGCCTCATGGGGCGCGCGTGA
- a CDS encoding uroporphyrinogen-III synthase, which yields MTLAGRRILVPVTAGRRDLAERLRASGAIVDEVEFIEIVETAQPEVLAAATLEWCDGGFDWLAVTSRNAVLAMAAVATANARRLGEPVPPARVATVGEATRSVCASVGLEVALVPSERQDARGIVSEFPDGPGRALVPLGDLAGPVLARGLVRKGWDVTEVEAYRVVDGPGISADTATALAAGEFDAVLLTSGSVAERYAPHAAPAGTLVVAIGRTTEAAAKAAGLTVGAVATTPSHAGIVEALENAWNTREDA from the coding sequence GTGACGCTCGCGGGCCGTCGGATACTGGTGCCGGTCACGGCGGGCCGGCGGGACCTCGCCGAGCGCCTTCGCGCTTCGGGGGCGATCGTCGACGAGGTGGAGTTCATCGAGATCGTCGAGACCGCGCAGCCGGAGGTGCTTGCGGCCGCGACTCTCGAGTGGTGCGACGGGGGCTTCGACTGGCTCGCGGTGACGAGCCGCAATGCCGTGCTCGCCATGGCGGCCGTCGCCACCGCGAATGCCCGACGCTTGGGCGAGCCCGTCCCGCCCGCTCGCGTCGCCACGGTCGGCGAGGCCACGCGATCGGTCTGCGCGAGCGTCGGGCTCGAGGTTGCGCTGGTGCCGAGCGAGCGACAGGACGCGCGCGGCATCGTCTCCGAGTTTCCCGACGGGCCCGGGCGGGCTCTCGTGCCCCTTGGCGACCTCGCGGGGCCGGTCTTGGCGCGCGGGCTCGTGCGCAAGGGCTGGGACGTCACCGAGGTCGAGGCCTATCGAGTGGTTGACGGACCGGGCATCTCCGCGGACACGGCCACCGCGCTCGCGGCGGGGGAGTTCGACGCCGTGCTCCTCACGTCCGGGAGCGTCGCTGAGCGTTACGCACCGCACGCGGCGCCCGCCGGGACGCTGGTGGTGGCGATAGGGCGCACCACCGAGGCCGCGGCGAAGGCGGCGGGGCTGACCGTGGGGGCCGTGGCAACCACGCCGAGCCACGCGGGTATCGTGGAGGCATTGGAAAACGCCTGGAATACCAGGGAGGACGCATGA
- the hemB gene encoding porphobilinogen synthase, giving the protein MTGPIRPRRLRATPALRRLVAETRVSPSQLVLPVFVREGLTAPRPIDSLPGVSQHSLTSLVDVVGAAADAGLGGVMLFAVPEVRDAVGTQGSDPDGILNRAIAVARDAAAGRLVVMADLCLDEFTDHGHCGVLAADGTVDNDSTLVVYARMALAQADAGAEVLGLSGMMDGQVAAVRAALDDAGHTDTAVLAYAAKYASAFYGPFRDAVESQLEGDRRTYQMNPANRREGLLEAALDETEGADIVMVKPALPYLDVLADVAAASAIPVAAYHVSGEYAQIEAAAANGWIDRRAAHVEAVTSIVRAGADIVLTYAALELSEWLA; this is encoded by the coding sequence ATGACAGGACCGATCCGCCCGCGCCGATTGAGGGCCACGCCCGCCCTGCGTCGCCTAGTTGCGGAGACGCGAGTGAGTCCCTCGCAGCTCGTGCTGCCCGTGTTCGTGCGCGAGGGCCTGACGGCCCCACGGCCCATCGACTCACTGCCCGGCGTGTCCCAGCACTCGCTGACGTCCCTGGTAGACGTGGTTGGCGCGGCCGCGGATGCCGGGCTGGGCGGCGTCATGCTGTTCGCCGTCCCGGAGGTCCGGGACGCTGTCGGTACACAGGGGTCGGATCCGGATGGGATTCTCAACCGCGCCATCGCCGTGGCGAGGGACGCGGCAGCCGGTCGCCTCGTGGTCATGGCCGACCTCTGCCTCGACGAGTTCACCGACCACGGCCACTGTGGCGTGCTCGCTGCCGACGGCACCGTGGACAACGACTCGACCCTCGTGGTCTATGCGCGCATGGCCCTTGCGCAGGCCGACGCGGGCGCCGAGGTGCTGGGCCTGAGCGGCATGATGGACGGCCAGGTCGCCGCCGTGCGCGCGGCGCTCGACGACGCGGGGCACACCGACACCGCGGTCCTCGCCTACGCGGCCAAGTACGCTTCGGCGTTCTATGGCCCGTTCCGCGACGCCGTCGAGAGCCAGCTCGAGGGCGACCGCCGCACCTACCAGATGAACCCGGCCAACCGCCGCGAGGGGCTGCTCGAGGCCGCCCTCGACGAGACCGAGGGCGCCGACATCGTCATGGTGAAGCCGGCCCTGCCCTACCTGGACGTGCTCGCGGACGTGGCGGCAGCGTCGGCCATTCCGGTGGCCGCGTACCACGTGAGCGGCGAGTACGCCCAGATCGAGGCCGCGGCCGCGAACGGCTGGATCGATCGCCGCGCCGCCCATGTGGAGGCCGTGACGTCGATCGTGCGCGCTGGTGCCGACATCGTGCTGACGTATGCCGCGCTCGAGTTGAGCGAGTGGCTCGCGTGA
- a CDS encoding glutamate-1-semialdehyde 2,1-aminomutase, protein MARVTFYERAAAIVPGGVNSPVRAWNGVGGHPVPIASGSGAYVTDAEGRTFVDLVCSWGAGIVGHAHPVVVEAVTRAAERGLSFGATTEGEIALAEEISRRYPPAERVRLVSTGTEATMTALRLARAATGRDVIVKFAGLYHGHSDSLLVAAGSGLATSGIPDSAGVTKAVAADTLVLPYGDEAALTDAFAEHGASIAAVIVEAAPCNMGVVTPPLGFNRLIATLCRNEGAVMICDEVLTGFRAGPAGYWGVERDAALAAGDEPWVPDLVTFGKVIGGGLPVAAVAGRRDLMEQLAPLGPVYQAGTLSGNPVAVAAGLATLSLMDSAAYQGLSLTSDALVAGVSGALASAGVPLSVGRAGTLASFFLGLPDAPVTFDAARLQDSAAYARLFHSLHEDGVYLPPSAFEAWFVSTAHGQAEVAAVVSAVEAWANA, encoded by the coding sequence GTGGCTCGCGTGACGTTCTATGAGCGGGCCGCCGCGATCGTCCCCGGCGGTGTGAACTCGCCGGTGCGCGCGTGGAATGGCGTTGGCGGGCACCCGGTGCCGATCGCGTCGGGCAGCGGGGCGTACGTGACCGACGCTGAGGGCCGTACGTTTGTGGACCTGGTCTGCTCGTGGGGCGCCGGGATCGTCGGCCACGCGCATCCCGTGGTGGTGGAGGCGGTCACGCGTGCCGCCGAGCGCGGGCTGAGCTTCGGCGCCACGACGGAGGGCGAGATAGCGCTCGCCGAGGAGATCAGCCGCCGCTATCCGCCCGCCGAGCGGGTGCGCCTGGTCTCCACCGGCACCGAGGCCACGATGACCGCGCTGCGGCTTGCCCGCGCGGCCACGGGTCGCGACGTGATCGTGAAGTTCGCAGGTCTCTACCACGGACACTCGGACTCGCTGCTGGTGGCGGCGGGCTCGGGCCTTGCGACCTCCGGCATCCCGGATTCCGCGGGCGTCACCAAGGCCGTGGCCGCGGACACGCTCGTGTTGCCCTACGGCGACGAAGCCGCGCTCACAGACGCCTTCGCCGAGCACGGGGCCTCCATCGCCGCCGTCATCGTCGAGGCGGCGCCGTGCAACATGGGCGTGGTCACGCCCCCGCTCGGTTTCAACCGACTCATCGCGACCCTGTGCCGCAACGAGGGCGCCGTCATGATCTGCGACGAGGTGCTGACAGGCTTCCGGGCCGGTCCAGCAGGGTATTGGGGGGTGGAGCGGGACGCCGCGCTGGCCGCCGGGGACGAGCCGTGGGTGCCGGACCTGGTCACCTTCGGCAAGGTCATCGGCGGCGGACTGCCGGTGGCCGCGGTCGCCGGCAGGCGGGACCTCATGGAGCAGCTCGCGCCGCTCGGTCCTGTGTATCAGGCAGGCACGCTATCTGGGAATCCGGTAGCCGTGGCCGCCGGGCTCGCGACCCTCTCGCTCATGGATTCGGCGGCTTACCAGGGACTTTCCCTCACGTCCGACGCTCTGGTTGCCGGAGTCTCGGGGGCGCTGGCATCTGCTGGAGTGCCGCTCTCGGTTGGCCGAGCGGGCACGCTCGCCTCCTTCTTCTTGGGCCTTCCCGACGCTCCGGTCACCTTCGATGCCGCGCGCCTCCAGGACTCCGCGGCCTACGCGCGGCTCTTCCACTCGCTTCACGAGGACGGCGTCTACCTGCCCCCAAGTGCGTTCGAGGCGTGGTTCGTGTCCACCGCGCACGGCCAAGCAGAGGTGGCCGCGGTGGTGAGCGCCGTGGAGGCGTGGGCGAACGCCTGA
- the nirD gene encoding nitrite reductase small subunit NirD gives MIPTLTPVCDLDRLTPDLGVAALFHDTRLGDVQVAIFRLTDGSVYAVQNLDPFSGAHVMSRGITGTRAGEPTIASPIFKQVFSLRTGMCLATMDREPAAPGGPDLETFAVTLDNGQVFINLAGYR, from the coding sequence ATGATTCCGACGCTGACGCCAGTCTGCGACCTGGATCGCCTCACGCCGGACCTGGGTGTGGCGGCGCTGTTTCACGACACGCGGCTCGGCGACGTCCAGGTCGCGATCTTCCGCCTCACGGACGGCAGCGTCTACGCGGTGCAGAACCTGGATCCTTTCTCCGGCGCCCACGTGATGTCCCGCGGCATCACGGGTACTCGCGCGGGCGAACCCACGATCGCCTCGCCCATCTTCAAGCAGGTGTTCTCCCTGCGCACGGGCATGTGCCTCGCCACGATGGACCGCGAACCCGCAGCACCCGGCGGGCCGGACTTGGAGACATTCGCCGTGACCCTCGACAATGGCCAGGTGTTCATCAACCTGGCCGGTTACCGGTGA
- the cobA gene encoding uroporphyrinogen-III C-methyltransferase, with translation MTTLFGLDLSGKRVLVAGAGAVATRRVRRFLTAGADVRVVAPTASDDIQRQASHGDLTWQSRPVEPSDLDDAWLVLAATDDPALNDRIAGWATERRVWCIDASDASRGTARQAAMSTHGDVTVGVVSLEAPDPKRIRSMRDAIAEYIDSGHVDLRRRRPGAGRVILVGSGPGDPGLVTVRGRQALAEADVVVTDRLGATGLLVAVPYDVEIINVGKSPDNHPVPQEEINAILVDRALAGKTVVRLKGGDPFVFGRGGEEVQACLEAGLDVEVVPGVTSALSVPALAGIPVTHRAVSNSVLVTSGHAGADAAAIAAITSGATVVFLMAVNALEGIVPAALAAGADSQLPVAIIERGSTSQERVTRGELGAIVRIANETAVKPPAVIVVGEVAAPGFLGSDSGVTS, from the coding sequence GTGACGACCCTCTTCGGCCTTGACCTCTCGGGCAAGCGCGTCCTCGTCGCGGGCGCGGGAGCCGTGGCCACGCGCCGCGTGCGCCGTTTTCTCACCGCGGGAGCCGACGTGCGCGTGGTGGCGCCAACAGCGTCGGACGACATCCAACGGCAGGCGAGCCACGGCGACCTGACCTGGCAATCCCGCCCCGTAGAACCCTCGGACCTGGACGACGCCTGGCTGGTGCTCGCGGCCACGGATGACCCGGCTCTCAACGACCGGATCGCCGGGTGGGCGACCGAGCGGCGCGTGTGGTGCATCGATGCTTCCGACGCCTCGCGCGGCACGGCGCGCCAGGCCGCGATGTCCACGCATGGCGATGTGACGGTTGGCGTGGTGTCGCTGGAGGCGCCGGACCCCAAGCGGATCCGCTCGATGCGCGACGCGATCGCCGAGTACATCGACTCAGGACACGTGGACCTGCGTCGCCGCCGGCCTGGGGCTGGGCGCGTGATCCTGGTGGGCTCCGGGCCCGGGGATCCGGGGCTCGTCACCGTTCGCGGCCGGCAGGCATTGGCAGAGGCCGACGTTGTGGTCACCGACCGCCTTGGCGCCACCGGGCTGCTGGTTGCCGTTCCCTACGACGTTGAGATCATCAACGTGGGCAAAAGCCCTGATAATCACCCGGTTCCCCAAGAGGAGATCAACGCGATCCTCGTGGACAGGGCGCTCGCGGGAAAGACCGTGGTGCGCCTCAAGGGCGGCGATCCGTTCGTGTTCGGCAGGGGAGGCGAAGAGGTACAGGCGTGCCTCGAGGCAGGGCTTGACGTGGAGGTGGTGCCCGGCGTCACGAGCGCGCTGAGCGTGCCGGCGCTCGCGGGCATCCCCGTGACACACCGGGCGGTCTCGAACTCCGTTCTCGTCACCTCGGGCCACGCGGGCGCGGACGCCGCGGCTATCGCCGCGATCACGTCGGGCGCAACCGTGGTGTTCCTCATGGCCGTCAACGCCCTTGAGGGGATCGTCCCGGCGGCCCTCGCCGCGGGTGCCGATTCTCAGTTGCCCGTAGCCATCATCGAGCGTGGCTCGACCTCACAGGAACGCGTGACGCGGGGTGAACTGGGCGCGATCGTTCGTATCGCCAACGAAACGGCGGTGAAACCTCCCGCCGTTATCGTCGTGGGAGAGGTGGCGGCTCCGGGGTTTCTCGGTTCGGACTCGGGCGTCACCTCCTGA
- a CDS encoding uroporphyrinogen-III synthase, translating into MAAIGEPLVGCVVVITADRRKRELAAALERRGAIVRHAPALSTVSHLDDHLLVRKTRGIIAEPPDVVVATTGIGFRAWVEAADAAGLADELLGVLGRARLIARGPKARGAIQAAGLEADWVAESETAAELRDYLLAEGVSGRRIAVQHHGNGSDGLDEAFAAAGADVVGLVVYGWGPPLDPAAHVEWLRAAASGHCDAVLFTSAPGASAWVAAARELDVLTGIRERALAGELLLQCVGPVTAEPLALEGLPVHYPDRWRLGALVRDVVRHYGDEQLARPTRAGSLVIRATTAVLDGKVLPVSPSGFAILKALAAANGSVLTREQLGEIMPSGQSGAHAVEAAVNRLREASQARALVRTVVKRGYALAVAA; encoded by the coding sequence GTGGCTGCAATCGGTGAACCGCTCGTCGGGTGCGTCGTGGTGATCACGGCGGACCGTCGCAAGCGCGAGCTCGCCGCCGCCCTCGAGCGGCGCGGAGCCATCGTGCGTCACGCGCCCGCGCTGTCAACCGTCTCCCACCTCGACGACCACCTGCTGGTCCGCAAGACCCGCGGGATCATCGCCGAGCCCCCGGACGTCGTGGTCGCCACCACGGGGATCGGCTTCCGCGCGTGGGTGGAGGCCGCGGATGCGGCGGGGCTTGCGGATGAGTTGCTGGGCGTGCTCGGACGAGCCCGGCTCATCGCTCGGGGTCCCAAGGCGCGCGGGGCGATCCAGGCCGCCGGGCTTGAGGCGGACTGGGTGGCCGAGTCAGAGACGGCGGCCGAGTTGCGCGACTATCTTCTGGCAGAGGGGGTCAGCGGACGGAGGATCGCGGTGCAGCACCACGGCAACGGCTCCGACGGCCTCGACGAGGCGTTCGCTGCGGCCGGCGCGGACGTGGTGGGGCTCGTGGTGTACGGCTGGGGACCGCCGCTCGATCCCGCCGCTCACGTGGAGTGGCTCCGGGCCGCGGCGAGCGGCCACTGTGATGCGGTGCTGTTCACCTCGGCTCCTGGCGCCAGCGCATGGGTCGCGGCGGCTCGTGAGCTTGACGTTCTGACGGGCATCCGCGAGCGTGCGCTCGCGGGGGAGCTGCTGCTGCAGTGCGTGGGGCCCGTGACGGCGGAGCCGCTCGCGCTTGAGGGCCTTCCCGTGCACTATCCGGACCGTTGGCGGCTCGGTGCCCTCGTGCGCGACGTGGTGCGGCACTATGGCGACGAGCAGTTGGCTCGCCCCACACGGGCGGGTTCACTCGTCATCCGTGCGACCACCGCGGTACTGGACGGCAAAGTGCTGCCGGTGTCGCCGTCGGGCTTCGCCATTCTCAAGGCCCTCGCCGCGGCGAACGGATCCGTGCTGACCCGAGAGCAGTTAGGCGAGATCATGCCGTCCGGCCAAAGCGGTGCGCACGCGGTTGAGGCGGCCGTCAATCGACTGCGTGAGGCGTCGCAAGCGCGAGCTCTGGTGCGGACGGTCGTGAAGCGCGGATACGCGCTGGCGGTGGCCGCATGA
- a CDS encoding sirohydrochlorin chelatase, which produces MSAPILILCAHGTRDPAGQASVRAVAESVAERLGVEVCTAYVDVQEPHLDEVVLGIPESAEGIAAVVVPYLLAGGYHVHVDIANAVLTRPDVVAALPLGPDPRLIAIVRDRVAEAAVQPTATLVLAPAGSSDARSQADTEKTLDALRLAWDGPVRVGYAAGIEPTVAQAVEAARANGEYEADSDVAVVSYLLSPGFFQDRLGQAGADQVTEPLAPDERLVDIIADRYRDAGGT; this is translated from the coding sequence ATGAGCGCGCCGATCCTGATTCTGTGCGCACACGGAACGCGCGACCCAGCTGGCCAGGCGTCCGTGCGCGCGGTGGCCGAGAGCGTTGCCGAGCGCCTCGGCGTTGAGGTGTGCACGGCCTACGTAGATGTCCAGGAGCCACACCTCGACGAGGTGGTGCTCGGCATCCCCGAGAGCGCGGAGGGGATCGCGGCGGTGGTGGTGCCGTACCTCTTGGCGGGCGGCTATCACGTGCACGTGGACATCGCCAATGCGGTGCTTACCAGGCCCGACGTTGTGGCGGCTCTCCCTTTGGGTCCCGATCCGCGGCTCATCGCCATTGTGCGGGACCGGGTCGCGGAGGCAGCCGTGCAACCCACTGCGACGCTCGTCCTCGCGCCCGCGGGCAGCTCCGATGCGAGGTCTCAAGCGGACACGGAGAAGACCCTGGATGCGCTGCGCCTCGCGTGGGACGGGCCGGTGCGCGTCGGCTATGCAGCAGGCATCGAGCCGACCGTGGCGCAAGCCGTCGAGGCCGCTCGGGCCAACGGCGAGTACGAGGCGGACTCGGACGTGGCGGTGGTCTCCTACCTGCTCTCACCCGGGTTCTTCCAGGACCGGCTGGGGCAGGCGGGAGCGGACCAGGTGACCGAGCCGCTCGCCCCCGATGAGCGGCTCGTGGACATCATCGCCGACAGGTATCGTGACGCAGGTGGAACCTGA